From the genome of Caldisericota bacterium:
TCTCATTTTTATTTAAACTCCCCAAAAATACGCTCTTTTGAACCCGATAGAGGCCATAGCCTTTACAATATATTGCAATTCTACTTCGAGTTTTATTTTTTGTAATATCGTAAATTACCCATACTAACATAAAAATACTATCTCATTTCTGTTTTAATAAATTATTAGCAATTCGATGACATTCCAATTGAATTATATTTCTGTTTTTAATATTTCTTCCTCTGTATCTGATCTTTTTCTCCAGAGTCTCATTTAGTGCACTTATTAAAACTGCTTTTCCTTCTTGATTTAGAGAAAGTCCGTTTTTTATTTGGTCAAAATATTCTTTTTTGACCTTTCTTTTGCTGAATAGATAAACTACGGTCTTATCAATTAATATTCTAAACATCTCGATAAGATCAAAGACTAAAGATTTTTTATTATAATTATCTGTATGAATAAAGCCCAGATAGGGATCAAGGCCAGCAAGAATACATCCTTTTTCCACCATAGAATAGAGTACTCCATAACCATAATTAAGTAAGCAATTGAATTCATCTTTAGCTGGGTTTCTGCTCCTGCCATCAAATTTAAATCTATCTGGCATAATATAGTTTAAGGCTCCAAAATATTCTTTCCCTGCCATCCCCTCTATAGCCATAATATTATTTCTTTTATCTTCCAAAGAACCATCTATCTTAGTTAACATAAATTTCCTTTTTTCTAAGGATATTATATGCTCACTAAGGATTTTCCCTTTTTTAGCACGGGAATTTCTTAGATCCTTAATGAGATTAATCTGATTATCAATTTTGCAAATTATCCATTCCTTCCCTAAGTTTAATCCTCTTTCCCCAGTAGAAGATTCTAATTGTTTTCTCCTTATTAGTGTTGTGCTTCCTAATTTAGAATGCCAGACTCTGCCATAGGGATTGCCAAAATGATCTAAAAAGATAATATCAATATTATTATCAACAGCAAATTTAACTGCATCTGTTGAAAAATAAGCACTGGTCGTAATTAAGATACTATCGACTTTCTTAACAGAAATTTCAAAAACTTTGTCGTCGTTTTTAATTAAAAAACAATTATTCTTTTTTTGTAAGTAAGAACCTCTGGAATTTATAACTAATTGCATATTAAAGTTTCTTCCTTCTAAGAGTATAAAGTAACAATTAATGCTATAATAAAAATCAAATAAAGTTTATTCTTTTCGTTTTAAACCATTTTCCTTTATTTTTAACATTACTTTTTTTAGAATATCAAGGAATTTTTTTATTTCTTTTTCCGAATAAGACTTATTGATTACCCATTTAGAAATTGATCCTGCATCTTTAAAATAGCCAAAATCTTTAACTTGAGTTTTATAAAAACTGACAACCTCATCCGATTTATTAACTTTTTTAGAAATCATCTCAAATCCAGTATAAATGCTTTGCTTAAATACAGAGTTAGGAGGATATCCAAATAATAGAGTGACAAGATCATTGTCTATTCCAACATTCAGAGAAAATCCTTTTGATCCCCATTTGTATAACAAATTATTTTTCTTTCCAAAATCAAATATTTTTTTAAATACATTTCTCCCATTTTCATCTAATGAATTTAAAAATTTCTTTTCGTCAATTTTGGGAAGAGAAGCAGTTTGAACTTTTTTACGAATAAATTCCTCTTCACCAACTACAAATTCAAGAGAAATTATTTGTTCTTCATTTTTAGTTTTAAAATATTTAAAACTTGCACAATAAATATCTAACCCTTTTTCTCTCAAAAACAAAGCTGTCTGACGGATTTCCTTAGAAATCTCTTGAGCAACTATAATAAGTTTTGTGGATTTGTTATATGAAATTTTTTCATTTTTGTTGGATTTAAAATATTGCTGATGATATTCTTCTAAATTACTTTCTTCCCCAGAATAATCTTGAAAAATATCATTCAATTGAGAATAGTCCAGCTTTTCAACAAAGGAAGCATATTCTAATAGTTGAGCAATTGTCTCTCGAGGGGTTCTATCACGTTTTAACTCTATAACTACAGTATTGCCAAGATTATCAAGACCTAATAAATCAATAGAGGTATTTAAGTTGGTAGCAACCTGTCTTCCTATTATTAAAATTTTGCTATCTTCAAAAAAATATTCTGGATTATTCTCTAACAAAACCTCTAAATCAAATTCCTGATACAATTCTTTGAAATCATATTTTTTATACGGAATCATTTTACCATTTTTATTAACGGTAAATAGTCTCATATTTTTTCACTCCTTAAACAAATGGCTACTTTATGTTGATTTTATCTTATTTTTCCTCCTGATTATTTATTTTTTTAATTGTTCCAAAACCCCGGGAGACTGATTTACCGAGGCCAATATAATCGGGCAGATTGAAATTCACCTCAAAATCTCCTGTAAAACCAATCATCTTTATACCTTTTACTTTTACATCCTGTATTTTCAACCTTAGATTTTGCACTTTTATCTCTTCAGTAACCACATACTCTAATCCCTTTGCCATAGAGAGAATATTCCCAATCAAAATTTTCTTCAACAGTTGAATTTGCTCTCGCGAGTTGGAATCCTTATACCTTTCATAATTCTTCTCATTCAACGCAAGCCATGGGGAAAAGAAATGATATGGTAAAAATTTCTTGTTTATTTCGATTAAATTTGAATGAAATTTTAGCTCGTTTTGTAATAGCACATATTTTTCACCACACAATTCAAATTCTTCTTTCAGAATTTCAAGACTTGTAATGG
Proteins encoded in this window:
- the cas1 gene encoding CRISPR-associated endonuclease Cas1 yields the protein MQLVINSRGSYLQKKNNCFLIKNDDKVFEISVKKVDSILITTSAYFSTDAVKFAVDNNIDIIFLDHFGNPYGRVWHSKLGSTTLIRRKQLESSTGERGLNLGKEWIICKIDNQINLIKDLRNSRAKKGKILSEHIISLEKRKFMLTKIDGSLEDKRNNIMAIEGMAGKEYFGALNYIMPDRFKFDGRSRNPAKDEFNCLLNYGYGVLYSMVEKGCILAGLDPYLGFIHTDNYNKKSLVFDLIEMFRILIDKTVVYLFSKRKVKKEYFDQIKNGLSLNQEGKAVLISALNETLEKKIRYRGRNIKNRNIIQLECHRIANNLLKQK
- a CDS encoding CRISPR-associated endonuclease Cas6, which codes for MRNKINQCILRLKFNQPLNQKIEAKDLRGAIANRNRDKSLFHQHTANGDPIYKYPLVQYKIIKGEGFLVGLNEGAKAITSLEILKEEFELCGEKYVLLQNELKFHSNLIEINKKFLPYHFFSPWLALNEKNYERYKDSNSREQIQLLKKILIGNILSMAKGLEYVVTEEIKVQNLRLKIQDVKVKGIKMIGFTGDFEVNFNLPDYIGLGKSVSRGFGTIKKINNQEEK